A window from Nodularia sp. NIES-3585 encodes these proteins:
- a CDS encoding AAA family ATPase has protein sequence MNLNNIFATLDSQIPIVALEVLAPEEATIIQWLTTQAQEKLESPVFFWNLGVSSLEQCLIADDGGLVFKPVPEYKRPAHADPLLYIFEYINNFDGAGVFILGDVHPFVGKNSPQLSWEILTRVKNLYHRLKPTEKRIIFLGQNIELHDSLVRLIPFAEVPLPTIEQVQDHLESYLQYLKESASEQEVSFRILLSDDNKETLARGGLGLTLEEISDFLRLTVKESLSIAGITIDAGVIAKVVEYKTRLLSQMGIELGKPATIPFGGLDLLREWLTRRRRLFTQEARSLNLPQPKGVLLAGPPGTGKSICAKNIASILNLPLLQLDIASMLGSLVGESEGNIRRALKTAEAIAPCVLWVDEIEKALSGQGDSSGVSQRILGNILTFMSECTSGVFVVATCNDPSALPSELKRKGRFDENFFVDLPSEPERAQILRIHLERFGISVEDEYLEAIANNTNKFSGAELETLASEAALLAFDQGRPQQVTLGDLEACRQSITPLAVQDAASVERMQTWAKTARAASSGVPTKAKSLRTSRFNLN, from the coding sequence ATGAACCTAAATAATATCTTTGCCACTCTAGATTCTCAAATTCCAATTGTGGCTCTTGAAGTTCTTGCCCCTGAAGAAGCCACCATCATCCAGTGGCTGACAACGCAAGCTCAGGAAAAATTAGAGAGTCCGGTGTTCTTCTGGAATTTGGGAGTTTCTAGTTTAGAGCAATGTCTGATAGCCGACGATGGTGGATTGGTATTTAAGCCGGTTCCAGAGTACAAAAGACCAGCCCACGCAGATCCGTTGTTGTACATCTTTGAGTACATTAACAATTTTGATGGCGCAGGTGTTTTCATCTTGGGTGATGTCCATCCGTTTGTAGGCAAGAACTCGCCGCAGTTATCCTGGGAAATACTCACCAGAGTTAAAAACCTGTACCACAGACTCAAACCCACGGAAAAACGCATCATCTTTTTGGGTCAAAATATTGAACTACACGATTCTCTAGTGCGGCTGATTCCGTTCGCGGAAGTGCCTCTGCCAACTATCGAGCAAGTTCAAGATCATTTAGAATCGTACTTGCAATATTTGAAGGAATCAGCCTCCGAACAGGAAGTTTCATTCCGAATTCTGCTATCAGACGACAATAAAGAAACTTTGGCACGGGGAGGGCTGGGATTGACCCTAGAAGAAATCAGCGATTTTCTACGGCTGACGGTCAAAGAGAGTTTGAGCATTGCTGGTATTACGATTGATGCCGGCGTTATTGCCAAGGTAGTCGAGTACAAAACCCGGTTGCTATCTCAAATGGGCATCGAGTTGGGGAAACCTGCAACAATCCCGTTTGGTGGACTCGATTTACTACGTGAGTGGTTGACTCGGCGGCGGCGACTGTTCACACAAGAAGCGCGATCGCTCAATTTACCCCAGCCTAAAGGTGTGTTGTTAGCGGGTCCACCGGGAACGGGTAAATCTATATGCGCTAAGAATATCGCCAGCATTCTCAACTTACCACTATTGCAACTGGATATTGCATCGATGCTTGGTTCTCTAGTTGGGGAATCTGAAGGCAATATCCGTAGGGCTTTGAAAACAGCCGAAGCGATCGCACCGTGCGTTTTGTGGGTTGACGAAATTGAGAAAGCCTTGTCAGGACAGGGTGACTCTAGCGGAGTTTCACAGCGAATCCTCGGCAATATCCTCACATTCATGAGTGAGTGTACATCTGGGGTGTTCGTTGTCGCCACCTGTAACGACCCATCAGCGTTACCAAGTGAACTCAAGAGAAAAGGACGTTTTGACGAAAATTTCTTCGTCGATTTGCCGTCTGAACCTGAACGGGCGCAGATTTTGAGGATTCACCTGGAGCGATTTGGCATCAGTGTCGAGGATGAATATTTGGAGGCGATCGCTAACAATACTAACAAATTTTCCGGTGCTGAACTGGAAACTCTAGCATCTGAAGCCGCACTTTTGGCATTTGACCAAGGACGACCACAACAGGTCACTTTGGGTGATTTAGAGGCTTGTCGGCAAAGTATAACACCTTTAGCTGTCCAAGATGCTGCTTCTGTAGAACGGATGCAAACTTGGGCGAAAACTGCTAGGGCTGCTTCTAGTGGTGTGCCGACGAAGGCTAAATCATTGCGAACTTCTCGATTTAATTTGAATTGA
- a CDS encoding WGR domain-containing protein, whose translation METYLVFVDAVRNSNKFWSAKVEGSQLIIEWGRVGYKSQTKVHSLASNQRAIFKYYQLVAEKKAKGYQESQSEIDGSRNISEIRRAIQLLNIMRPCLAVRNFHEGYIAALNEYLQIVPTPLGMQIDPTRVYRTVEDIDHQKQILNSLLSPTPATVPQATEVPKPEQQTVSLKSLPKSFWRHS comes from the coding sequence ATGGAAACCTATCTCGTATTTGTTGATGCTGTCCGCAACAGCAATAAATTTTGGAGCGCAAAAGTTGAAGGCAGTCAGTTGATTATCGAATGGGGAAGAGTCGGGTACAAATCCCAAACGAAAGTCCATTCCTTAGCAAGCAATCAACGGGCGATTTTCAAATATTATCAGTTGGTAGCTGAGAAGAAAGCCAAAGGTTATCAAGAAAGCCAATCTGAGATAGACGGTAGTCGCAATATTTCTGAAATCAGACGTGCGATACAACTCCTCAATATTATGCGTCCTTGCCTTGCTGTGAGGAATTTTCATGAGGGCTACATTGCTGCTCTAAATGAGTATTTGCAAATAGTTCCTACGCCCTTGGGAATGCAGATAGATCCTACCAGGGTCTACAGAACAGTTGAGGATATCGACCACCAGAAACAAATCCTCAACTCATTATTATCACCCACTCCTGCAACGGTTCCACAGGCTACAGAAGTTCCCAAACCGGAACAGCAAACTGTCAGCCTCAAGTCTCTGCCTAAGAGCTTCTGGCGACATTCTTGA